The Candidatus Cloacimonadota bacterium genome includes a window with the following:
- a CDS encoding CRTAC1 family protein, which produces MIQREKASKKGEPKLKKILFLITILFFLSCSLKESKPEKILDDWKMLLEEVRDDSIRINEVKSEIRNQASELSQSETDPEKLFVAFSGFQLLENHQDSLRAEKIKNTIIEKFPESEQTYNLANSEFYDKVYPIWRNDSLKIEVISELLLKYPKTNWRRTMYLYLLYSLQNEEKINDLKNVLSEFRNAFPDDYLPYVRSASYLFKNKTDSTLALELARKGFSISFDYPTLDYFPPMEWDLEKRAASVNSAAILTEILVGFEEYSEAKEILLNIIDNNQLGIDDETTLGQCYYLLAKSYEGLQEIEKAKDSAINAIISGDSRNVYTSKSDTLFREFMNLQQTDKNEVISIIRNRINYEDVEFTDVSEEYGLKDISAGRIAWGDFDNDGFQDMLLNGNRLFRNDNGRYFTEVTKQVFPDTIRANGGLWGDFNNDGNLDIVTKEPESIWLNFNGIFKKATGENSLKDNEVSTEGIGIGDVNNDGFIDIYFANYEKNYVYETDQFFVGIGNGKFQELTEKSGLIPKDGKNRAGRGVNFGDFDNDSNLDIFVSNYRLTENFLWKNDGTGVFTNEARNLGVSGIEIDNWWGHTIGSEWGDFDNDGDFDLITANLAHPRYIDFSNKTMLYENLGDPNWKFKDIRRSAGIRFEETHSEPAWGDLNNDGFLDLYINCVYEGRRSFLYMNNGDKTFREITFLAGVRHFNGWGVAFADLDNDGDLDILAAGGKIQLFRNETPNPGNWLEVKVVSKDHVDGIGTRLTLSNEKINLIREIQGGKGTTNQHSLVQHFGLGNWKIPFELEVRFPSGKVKNIKINKLNRLIEFRE; this is translated from the coding sequence AATCAGGCATCAGAATTATCACAATCTGAAACTGATCCGGAAAAACTTTTTGTTGCTTTTTCAGGTTTTCAACTTTTGGAAAACCATCAGGACAGCTTGAGAGCAGAAAAGATCAAAAATACAATTATTGAAAAATTCCCGGAATCCGAGCAGACCTATAACCTGGCAAATTCAGAGTTTTACGATAAAGTTTATCCGATCTGGCGAAACGATTCCCTGAAGATCGAAGTGATTTCAGAATTGCTCTTGAAATATCCGAAAACAAACTGGCGTCGCACGATGTATTTGTATTTGCTGTATTCCCTGCAGAATGAAGAAAAAATCAATGATTTGAAAAATGTTTTATCAGAGTTCAGAAACGCTTTTCCTGATGATTATCTGCCGTATGTTCGCTCTGCAAGTTATTTATTTAAGAACAAAACAGATTCAACATTAGCTCTGGAATTAGCTCGAAAAGGATTTTCCATATCATTCGATTATCCAACACTTGATTATTTTCCGCCAATGGAATGGGATTTGGAAAAAAGAGCAGCTTCAGTTAATTCTGCTGCAATCCTTACCGAGATATTGGTTGGATTCGAGGAATATTCTGAAGCAAAAGAAATCTTGTTAAATATAATCGATAACAATCAGCTCGGGATCGATGATGAAACGACTTTAGGTCAATGCTACTATTTATTGGCAAAATCGTATGAAGGTTTGCAGGAAATTGAAAAAGCAAAAGACTCTGCAATTAATGCAATCATTTCGGGAGATTCACGAAATGTTTACACTTCCAAATCTGATACTCTTTTCAGGGAGTTTATGAATCTTCAACAAACAGATAAAAATGAAGTCATTAGCATCATCAGAAATCGGATAAACTATGAAGATGTGGAATTCACCGATGTTTCTGAAGAGTATGGTTTGAAAGATATTTCTGCAGGACGAATTGCCTGGGGAGATTTTGATAATGACGGTTTTCAGGACATGCTTTTAAATGGTAACAGGCTTTTCAGAAATGATAACGGAAGATATTTTACGGAAGTCACAAAACAGGTTTTTCCCGACACGATTCGAGCAAACGGTGGATTGTGGGGAGATTTCAATAATGACGGAAACCTCGATATTGTCACGAAAGAACCTGAATCAATCTGGCTGAATTTTAATGGAATATTCAAAAAAGCTACTGGTGAAAATTCTTTGAAGGACAATGAAGTCTCAACTGAAGGAATAGGAATCGGAGATGTCAATAATGATGGATTTATCGATATTTATTTTGCTAATTATGAGAAGAATTATGTTTATGAAACCGATCAATTCTTTGTTGGGATCGGAAATGGTAAATTCCAGGAACTGACTGAAAAATCAGGATTGATTCCTAAAGATGGAAAAAATCGAGCTGGACGCGGTGTAAATTTCGGAGATTTTGATAATGATTCAAATCTGGATATTTTTGTTTCCAATTACCGTTTAACAGAAAATTTTCTCTGGAAAAATGACGGAACCGGTGTTTTCACGAATGAAGCTCGAAATCTTGGTGTTTCCGGAATTGAGATCGATAACTGGTGGGGACATACGATCGGATCCGAATGGGGAGATTTCGATAATGACGGCGATTTTGACCTGATCACAGCAAATCTGGCTCATCCTCGATATATCGATTTTTCCAATAAAACCATGCTCTATGAGAATCTGGGTGATCCAAACTGGAAGTTCAAAGATATTCGAAGATCTGCTGGAATTCGATTTGAGGAAACTCATTCCGAACCTGCCTGGGGTGATCTGAATAACGACGGATTTCTCGATCTTTATATTAATTGTGTTTATGAAGGACGCAGGTCGTTTTTGTATATGAACAACGGTGATAAAACTTTTCGTGAAATCACTTTTTTAGCGGGAGTTCGGCATTTCAATGGTTGGGGAGTTGCTTTTGCAGATCTTGATAATGATGGTGATCTTGATATTTTAGCTGCTGGTGGAAAAATCCAGCTTTTCAGAAATGAAACTCCAAATCCTGGTAACTGGCTGGAAGTGAAAGTTGTTTCCAAAGATCATGTAGATGGTATAGGAACCAGATTGACTTTATCTAATGAAAAAATAAACTTAATAAGAGAAATTCAGGGAGGTAAGGGAACCACAAATCAGCACTCTTTGGTTCAACATTTCGGTTTAGGAAATTGGAAAATTCCTTTTGAACTTGAAGTAAGATTTCCTTCCGGAAAAGTAAAAAATATCAAAATAAATAAGTTGAATAGATTG